One Vibrio penaeicida DNA segment encodes these proteins:
- a CDS encoding serine hydrolase domain-containing protein, with the protein MRWLYICMMGFVLAACGGNKTQVVLAPENFSGIVERIKNNQANSIHALVVWQNNEKLVEIFREGGGRYGHIQTSNMPVGRDALHNVHSVTKSFVATLIFMAIDEGRLASLDVPVFSLFPEYQNKDTQDKMAITVRHVLNMSTGYALNEHAMPYGIGNPFQRHYAAKDLKEMFLNTTLRFEPGSQFCYSGLSTIGLSKVIERIYDKPFATVMREKLFEPLGISNYRWINQLGSGEPGADWGLMTDSESMGKFGLMLLNNGQWEGKQIIDSEWVQLIKKSEFNRGVLGYGMHFWQLPQHSSAYAAMGHGEQYIIVIPSKRAVIVTTGGNYNQGHQILDLTQLVSQLL; encoded by the coding sequence ATGCGTTGGCTTTACATATGTATGATGGGTTTTGTTCTTGCCGCTTGCGGTGGAAATAAAACACAGGTGGTTTTGGCTCCAGAAAATTTCTCAGGCATCGTTGAAAGAATCAAAAACAACCAAGCAAACAGCATCCACGCCTTAGTGGTATGGCAGAACAATGAAAAGTTGGTTGAAATTTTTCGAGAGGGGGGAGGGCGATATGGTCATATTCAGACCTCAAATATGCCAGTTGGTCGTGATGCGCTCCACAATGTTCATTCGGTGACAAAATCATTTGTCGCAACGCTCATTTTCATGGCTATTGATGAGGGGCGGTTAGCCAGTCTCGATGTCCCTGTTTTTAGTTTATTTCCTGAATACCAAAACAAAGATACGCAAGACAAAATGGCGATAACGGTGAGGCATGTACTCAATATGTCTACGGGCTACGCACTCAACGAACACGCGATGCCTTACGGTATTGGAAACCCATTTCAGAGGCACTATGCAGCAAAAGATTTGAAAGAAATGTTTCTGAATACGACGTTACGGTTTGAGCCAGGAAGTCAATTCTGTTACAGCGGGCTATCTACGATTGGGCTTTCAAAAGTGATAGAGCGTATCTACGATAAGCCATTTGCGACGGTTATGCGCGAGAAGCTATTTGAACCACTTGGGATCAGCAATTATCGGTGGATCAATCAATTGGGCTCAGGAGAGCCGGGAGCGGATTGGGGGTTGATGACTGACAGCGAATCCATGGGCAAATTTGGACTGATGTTGCTAAATAATGGTCAATGGGAAGGCAAACAAATTATTGACTCTGAATGGGTTCAGTTGATCAAAAAGAGCGAGTTTAATCGAGGTGTCTTAGGTTATGGAATGCACTTTTGGCAGCTGCCCCAACATTCATCGGCTTATGCTGCAATGGGGCATGGAGAGCAATACATCATTGTTATACCTAGTAAAAGGGCCGTTATTGTTACCACGGGGGGCAACTATAACCAAGGTCACCAGATACTCGATTTGACGCAATTGGTGTCTCAATTGTTGTGA
- the infA gene encoding translation initiation factor IF-1, protein MAKEDVIEMQGTVLDTLPNTMFRVELENGHVVTAHISGKMRKNYIRILTGDKVTVEMTPYDLSKGRIVFRAR, encoded by the coding sequence ATGGCCAAAGAAGACGTAATTGAGATGCAAGGCACGGTTCTTGACACTCTTCCTAACACTATGTTCCGTGTTGAACTTGAAAACGGTCACGTAGTAACTGCACACATCTCCGGTAAAATGCGTAAGAACTACATCCGTATTCTTACAGGTGACAAAGTAACTGTTGAGATGACTCCATACGACTTGTCTAAAGGCCGTATCGTCTTCCGCGCTCGTTAA
- a CDS encoding arginyltransferase has protein sequence MNQKDQTLIRIGMTESHDCSYLDEHQERVAVVLDDVLHTCSGYELLMANGFRRSGNAIYKPQCDQCNACQSLRVAVSDFKPSKSQKRLLNKAKNVEWKMKNSLDEEWFNVYEQYIIERHREGSMYPPKKQDFSDFAQNEWLNTQFLHVYEEGKLIGVAVTDVMSNCASAFYTFYNPHSELSLGTLCVLLQLEYCQKSGKQWLYLGYQIDECQAMNYKVRFHPHQRLVNHRWQG, from the coding sequence GTGAACCAGAAAGATCAAACTCTAATCCGCATTGGGATGACAGAGTCCCATGATTGCAGCTATTTAGACGAGCATCAGGAACGCGTTGCAGTAGTTTTAGATGACGTATTGCACACTTGCTCCGGTTATGAGCTCCTTATGGCCAATGGGTTTCGCCGAAGTGGGAATGCCATCTACAAACCTCAGTGTGATCAATGCAATGCCTGCCAATCGCTCAGAGTCGCAGTCTCAGATTTCAAACCATCCAAAAGCCAGAAACGGCTATTAAACAAGGCGAAAAACGTCGAGTGGAAGATGAAGAACTCGCTCGATGAAGAGTGGTTTAATGTGTACGAACAGTACATTATTGAGCGCCATCGTGAAGGAAGCATGTACCCTCCTAAAAAACAGGATTTTTCCGATTTCGCACAAAATGAGTGGCTCAATACTCAATTTTTACATGTCTACGAAGAGGGCAAATTGATAGGGGTCGCTGTAACCGACGTGATGTCTAACTGTGCTTCCGCTTTTTACACCTTTTATAACCCCCACTCTGAACTGTCACTTGGCACATTATGCGTGCTCCTTCAGTTGGAATACTGTCAGAAAAGCGGCAAGCAATGGCTGTATTTAGGCTATCAAATCGACGAATGTCAGGCTATGAACTACAAAGTGCGCTTTCATCCTCATCAAAGGCTAGTAAATCATCGGTGGCAGGGGTAG
- the aat gene encoding leucyl/phenylalanyl-tRNA--protein transferase, whose amino-acid sequence MKIFLPELSTDRQSFPSTKEALDNPDGLMAMGGDLHPDRLLSAYQQGIFPWYSHNEPILWWSPSIRATFDPKTFKPAKSLKKYFRKSGYEVSINKATKEVITLCAETRSPEETWLVEEMRDAYKRLASLGHVHSVEVWLKGQIVGGLYGVEIGQVFCGESMFSIQPNASKVALWHFCQHFQRNGGALIDCQLMNAHLQSLGAAECSRADFIDMLEILKTKNVSKQCYQPQILESPISGELS is encoded by the coding sequence ATGAAGATTTTTCTACCTGAACTTAGCACCGATCGACAAAGCTTTCCCTCAACCAAAGAAGCATTGGACAACCCTGATGGCTTGATGGCAATGGGGGGAGACCTTCATCCCGACCGACTACTTTCAGCATACCAGCAAGGCATTTTTCCTTGGTATAGCCACAATGAACCTATTTTGTGGTGGAGCCCTAGCATTCGTGCAACCTTCGATCCTAAGACATTCAAACCAGCGAAAAGTCTCAAAAAATATTTTCGCAAATCAGGCTATGAAGTTTCCATTAACAAAGCCACCAAAGAAGTTATTACCTTGTGTGCAGAAACAAGGTCACCTGAAGAGACTTGGCTGGTTGAAGAAATGAGAGATGCCTATAAACGTCTGGCTTCACTGGGTCATGTTCATTCCGTGGAAGTTTGGCTCAAAGGTCAGATTGTAGGTGGATTATATGGGGTGGAAATTGGACAAGTCTTTTGCGGAGAGTCTATGTTTAGCATACAGCCAAATGCTTCAAAAGTGGCTCTCTGGCATTTTTGCCAACATTTTCAACGTAATGGAGGAGCGTTGATTGATTGCCAGTTAATGAACGCGCATTTGCAATCTTTGGGGGCTGCTGAATGTAGCCGAGCTGATTTTATTGATATGTTGGAAATTCTAAAAACAAAAAACGTATCTAAGCAATGCTACCAACCCCAAATACTTGAAAGTCCGATTTCAGGGGAGTTGTCGTGA